The following proteins are co-located in the Candidatus Dormiibacterota bacterium genome:
- the fabZ gene encoding 3-hydroxyacyl-ACP dehydratase FabZ, whose translation MGEMDIRRIMEILPHRYPMLLVDRITELEPMLFVRGYKNITFNEPVFMGHFPDYPLFPGVYQIEAMAQMGGAVVLRRGEFSRKIPYLVGINNAKFRRPVIPGDRLDMEIRMLRHRRNIGWVKAEARVDDQIACIAELMFSINSNDRMVGADASILHA comes from the coding sequence ATGGAAATTCTGCCGCACCGCTACCCGATGCTGCTCGTCGACCGCATCACCGAGCTTGAGCCGATGCTGTTCGTACGCGGCTACAAGAACATCACGTTCAACGAGCCGGTATTCATGGGGCATTTTCCCGATTACCCGCTCTTTCCGGGCGTGTACCAGATCGAAGCGATGGCGCAAATGGGCGGAGCGGTCGTCTTACGCCGGGGCGAGTTCTCGCGCAAGATCCCCTACCTCGTTGGCATCAACAACGCAAAGTTTCGCCGGCCGGTCATCCCCGGAGATCGTCTGGACATGGAGATTCGCATGTTGCGCCACAGACGCAACATCGGCTGGGTCAAAGCGGAAGCACGCGTCGACGATCAAATCGCCTGTATCGCAGAGTTGATGTTCTCCATCAACTCCAACGATCGCATGGTCGGCGCGGACGCGTCCATCCTGCACGCATGA
- the lpxA gene encoding acyl-ACP--UDP-N-acetylglucosamine O-acyltransferase encodes MIHPTAIVHPSAQLAADVEIGPYCVVGENVAVGARTMLQGHVVVNGWTQIGADCTIYPFATIGAASQDRKYAGERAYTRIGDRTVLREYVSIQRATGAEAVTSVGDDCLLLAYVHIAHNCVIGSGVTMSNLAQLAGHVEIGDYALLGGMAGVHQFTRVGRYAMVGGMSKINKDLPPFFLVEGNPAKPYGLNSVGLRRAGFSPDERNEIKRFYKLLYDPKMNVSRAIEAMKDSVETDRGQEIIAFLEAPSQRGILK; translated from the coding sequence ATGATCCACCCCACGGCAATCGTGCACCCGAGCGCTCAGCTCGCGGCAGACGTCGAGATCGGGCCGTACTGCGTGGTGGGCGAAAACGTGGCCGTCGGTGCGCGGACGATGCTCCAAGGCCACGTCGTCGTCAACGGCTGGACGCAAATCGGGGCGGACTGCACGATCTACCCTTTCGCCACCATCGGCGCCGCGTCGCAGGATCGAAAATACGCGGGCGAGCGTGCGTACACGAGGATCGGCGATCGCACGGTCTTACGCGAATACGTGTCGATTCAGCGAGCCACCGGAGCGGAGGCGGTAACTTCGGTTGGCGACGACTGTCTGCTGTTGGCGTACGTGCACATCGCGCACAACTGCGTCATCGGCAGCGGCGTGACGATGAGCAATTTGGCGCAGCTTGCCGGGCACGTCGAGATCGGCGATTACGCCCTCCTGGGTGGCATGGCCGGCGTGCATCAGTTCACGCGCGTCGGACGCTACGCGATGGTCGGTGGGATGAGCAAGATCAACAAGGACTTGCCGCCGTTTTTTCTCGTCGAGGGAAACCCGGCGAAGCCCTACGGCCTCAACAGCGTGGGCCTTCGCCGCGCCGGGTTCTCGCCCGACGAACGTAACGAGATCAAGCGCTTCTACAAACTGCTCTACGATCCGAAGATGAACGTCTCTCGGGCGATCGAGGCCATGAAAGACTCCGTGGAGACCGACCGTGGCCAGGAGATCATCGCGTTTCTCGAAGCGCCCTCTCAGCGCGGGATTCTAAAATAG